The following coding sequences lie in one Takifugu rubripes chromosome 8, fTakRub1.2, whole genome shotgun sequence genomic window:
- the LOC115250656 gene encoding CST complex subunit CTC1-like, which produces MDRFLDHFRYKSEAESKWLQEIFSFISQHLFPLVSKFTGPAADTCVTGGGACCQDLAMCVVTKIEENMCVSHTLPVSYRLVSISELVSQQHLPCVSRLSWSTSQQRAWLKEAERSPPGHQPLQRVNLLLTGCLEEGQAGGWRVTDTSGSVRCEAVSFSPLWLHHPVLFPNWNYIPYSGTLTRPSQQLDHHQMC; this is translated from the exons ATGGATCGATTTCTGGATCACTTCAGATACAAAAGCGAGGCC GAGTCCAAGTGGTTACAGGAAATCTTCAGCTTCATTAGTCAACatctttttcctcttgtttctAAGTTcactggacctgctgctgacaCTTGTGTGACAG GTGGAGGTGCGTGTTGTCAAGATCTTGCAATGTGTGTGGTCACAAAGATAGAGGAGAACATGTGTGTTTCGCACACTTTACCTGTCAGCTACAG GCTGGTCTCCATCTCCGAGCTGGTCTCCCAGCAACACTTGCCTTGTGTCAGCCGTCTCTCCTGGAGCACCAGTCAGCAGCGAGCATGGCTGAAAGAGGCAGAGCGTTCACCGCCAGGTCACCAGCCTCTACAGCGGGTGAACCTGCTGCTAACTGGCTGCTTAGAAGAGGGGCAGGCGGGAGGATGGAGGGTGACAGACACCAGTGGGAGTGTCCGGTGTGAG GCTGTgtctttttctccactgtggCTGCATCATCCTGTCCTCTTTCCTAACTGGAACTACATCCCCTACAGTGGAacgctaaccaggccatcccaacaactggaccatcaccagatgtgctga